From the genome of Ahaetulla prasina isolate Xishuangbanna chromosome 15, ASM2864084v1, whole genome shotgun sequence, one region includes:
- the BRAP gene encoding BRCA1-associated protein isoform X1, translating to MSVSLVVLRLELAESSPVPGGFSYSAAATEMSDEVMQETSLAAAAAAAAAVTLEGKAPVERATIIHQHIGRREMTDVIIETIKPDPDEVKKLTDKVGAAEASSTEGHNNQDGQSGSSGTTPDSPSKQLPDQISFFSGNPSVEIAHGIMHLYKTNKMTSLKEEVRRSAMLCILTVPATMTSHDLMKFVASFYDVIEHMKIIRDSTPNQYMVLIKFRTQADADSFYMACNGRQFNSIEEDVCQLVYVERAEVFKSEDGASLPVMDLTELPKCTVCLERMDESVNGILTTVCNHSFHSQCLQRWEDTTCPVCRYCQTPEPVEENKCFECGVQENLWICLICGHIGCGRYVSRHAYKHFEETQHTYAMQLTNHRVWDYAGDNYVHRLVASKTDGKLVQYECEGDVCQEEKIDALQLEYSYLLTSQLESQRIYWENKIVRIEKDTAEEINNMKAKFKETIEKCDSLEHRLNDLLKERQSVERKCSQLSTKVSKLTNELKEEQEMNKCLRANQLLLQNKLKDEEKLLKETCEQKDLQITEVQEQLRDVMFYLEAQQKINHLPAEARQEIQDGQINIPVASSAGSSAGGSGKPSSRKGRSKRGK from the exons ATGAGTGTGTCTCTGGTGGTCCTTCGCTTGGAGCTGGCCGAGTCTTCGCCCGTGCCGGGCGGCTTCTCTTACAGCGCTGCCG CTACTGAGATGTCTGATGAGGTGATGCAGGAGACATCtttggccgccgccgccgccgccgctgctgcggTGACCTTGGAGGGCAAGGCTCCCGTGGAGAGGGCGACCATCATCCACCAGCACATTGGCCGGCGAGAGATGACGGACGTGATCATTGAGACGATAAAGCCGGATCCAG ATGAGGTGAAAAAGCTGACGGACAAAGTTGGTGCAGCTGAGGCTTCCTCCACTGAGGGTCACAATAATCAGGATGGCCAAAGTGGAAGCAGTGGGACCACACCGGATTCTCCCTCAAAGCAGCTCCCTGACCAGATCTCCTTTTTTAGTGGGAATCCATCGGTTGAAATAGCTCACGGCATTATGCATCTCTACAAGACAAA CAAAATGACCTCGTTAAAAGAAGAGGTGCGGCGTAGCGCCATGCTGTGTATTCTCACAGTCCCTGCCACAATGACCAGCCACGACCTCATGAAGTTTGTGGCGTCTTTTTATGATGTCATCGAACACATGAAAATCATCCGAGATTCCACCCCAAACCAGTACATGGTCCTCATCAAATTCCGGACCCAG GCAGATGCAGACAGCTTCTACATGGCTTGCAACGGTCGGCAGTTTAACTCCATAGAAGAGGACGTTTGTCAGCTCGTCTATGTGGaaagggcagaggtcttcaagtCAGAGGAT GGGGCCAGCCTGCCCGTCATGGACCTGACCGAGCTCCCCAAATGCACCGTCTGCTTGGAGAGGATGGATGAATCGGTCAACGGGATCCTGACCACCGTCTGCAACCACAGCTTCCACAGTCAGTGTCTGCAGCGGTGGGAGGACACCAC GTGCCCCGTCTGCAGGTACTGCCAGACTCCGGAACCCGTagaagaaaacaaatgttttgAATGTGGAGTCCAAGAA AACCTTTGGATATGCCTCATCTGCGGGCACATTGGATGTGGGCGTTACGTGAGTCGGCACGCGTACAAGCACTTTGAGGAGACGCAACACACCTACGCCATGCAGCTGACCAATCACAGGGTGTGGGACTACGCCGGGG ACAATTACGTCCACCGTCTGGTGGCCAGCAAAACAGACGGCAAGCTGGTTCAGTACGAATGTGAGGGGGATGTATGTCAAGAAGAGAAAATTGATGCCTTACAGTTAGAA tattcctacTTGCTAACCAGCCAGTTGGAGTCCCAGCGCATCTACTGGGAGAACAAGATCGTCCGAATAGAAAAGGATACAGCCGAAGAA ATCAACAACATGAAGGCCAAATTTAAAGAAACTATTGAGAAATGCGACTCGCTGGAACACAGACTGAACGACTTACTGAAGGAGAGGCAGTCGGTCGAACGGAA ATGCAGCCAGCTCAGCACCAAGGTGTCCAAGCTGACCAACGAGCTGAAGGAAGAGCAGGAGATGAACAAATGCCTGCGGGCCAACCAGCTCCTGCTCCAGAACAAACTGAAGGACGAGGAGAAGCTCCTGAAGGAGACCTGCGAGCAGAAGGACCTCCAGATCAccgaggtccaggagcagctccgCGACGTCATGTTCTACCTGGAGGCCCAGCAGAAGATCAACCACCTGCCCGCCGAGGCCCGGCAGGAGATCCAGGATGGGCAAATCAACATCCCCGTGGCCTCTTCGGCAGGCTCGTCCGCGGGGGGCAGCGGGAAGCCCTCCTCCCGTAAGGGGAGAAGCAAGAGGGGCAAGTGA
- the BRAP gene encoding BRCA1-associated protein isoform X2, translating to MSVSLVVLRLELAESSPVPGGFSYSAAATEMSDEVMQETSLAAAAAAAAAVTLEGKAPVERATIIHQHIGRREMTDVIIETIKPDPDEVKKLTDKVGAAEASSTEGHNNQDGQSGSSGTTPDSPSKQLPDQISFFSGNPSVEIAHGIMHLYKTNKMTSLKEEVRRSAMLCILTVPATMTSHDLMKFVASFYDVIEHMKIIRDSTPNQYMVLIKFRTQADADSFYMACNGRQFNSIEEDVCQLVYVERAEVFKSEDGASLPVMDLTELPKCTVCLERMDESVNGILTTVCNHSFHSQCLQRWEDTTCPVCRYCQTPEPVEENKCFECGVQENLWICLICGHIGCGRYVSRHAYKHFEETQHTYAMQLTNHRVWDYAGDNYVHRLVASKTDGKLVQYECEGDVCQEEKIDALQLEYSYLLTSQLESQRIYWENKIVRIEKDTAEEINNMKAKFKETIEKCDSLEHRLNDLLKERQSVERKWMQPAQHQGVQADQRAEGRAGDEQMPAGQPAPAPEQTEGRGEAPEGDLRAEGPPDHRGPGAAPRRHVLPGGPAEDQPPARRGPAGDPGWANQHPRGLFGRLVRGGQREALLP from the exons ATGAGTGTGTCTCTGGTGGTCCTTCGCTTGGAGCTGGCCGAGTCTTCGCCCGTGCCGGGCGGCTTCTCTTACAGCGCTGCCG CTACTGAGATGTCTGATGAGGTGATGCAGGAGACATCtttggccgccgccgccgccgccgctgctgcggTGACCTTGGAGGGCAAGGCTCCCGTGGAGAGGGCGACCATCATCCACCAGCACATTGGCCGGCGAGAGATGACGGACGTGATCATTGAGACGATAAAGCCGGATCCAG ATGAGGTGAAAAAGCTGACGGACAAAGTTGGTGCAGCTGAGGCTTCCTCCACTGAGGGTCACAATAATCAGGATGGCCAAAGTGGAAGCAGTGGGACCACACCGGATTCTCCCTCAAAGCAGCTCCCTGACCAGATCTCCTTTTTTAGTGGGAATCCATCGGTTGAAATAGCTCACGGCATTATGCATCTCTACAAGACAAA CAAAATGACCTCGTTAAAAGAAGAGGTGCGGCGTAGCGCCATGCTGTGTATTCTCACAGTCCCTGCCACAATGACCAGCCACGACCTCATGAAGTTTGTGGCGTCTTTTTATGATGTCATCGAACACATGAAAATCATCCGAGATTCCACCCCAAACCAGTACATGGTCCTCATCAAATTCCGGACCCAG GCAGATGCAGACAGCTTCTACATGGCTTGCAACGGTCGGCAGTTTAACTCCATAGAAGAGGACGTTTGTCAGCTCGTCTATGTGGaaagggcagaggtcttcaagtCAGAGGAT GGGGCCAGCCTGCCCGTCATGGACCTGACCGAGCTCCCCAAATGCACCGTCTGCTTGGAGAGGATGGATGAATCGGTCAACGGGATCCTGACCACCGTCTGCAACCACAGCTTCCACAGTCAGTGTCTGCAGCGGTGGGAGGACACCAC GTGCCCCGTCTGCAGGTACTGCCAGACTCCGGAACCCGTagaagaaaacaaatgttttgAATGTGGAGTCCAAGAA AACCTTTGGATATGCCTCATCTGCGGGCACATTGGATGTGGGCGTTACGTGAGTCGGCACGCGTACAAGCACTTTGAGGAGACGCAACACACCTACGCCATGCAGCTGACCAATCACAGGGTGTGGGACTACGCCGGGG ACAATTACGTCCACCGTCTGGTGGCCAGCAAAACAGACGGCAAGCTGGTTCAGTACGAATGTGAGGGGGATGTATGTCAAGAAGAGAAAATTGATGCCTTACAGTTAGAA tattcctacTTGCTAACCAGCCAGTTGGAGTCCCAGCGCATCTACTGGGAGAACAAGATCGTCCGAATAGAAAAGGATACAGCCGAAGAA ATCAACAACATGAAGGCCAAATTTAAAGAAACTATTGAGAAATGCGACTCGCTGGAACACAGACTGAACGACTTACTGAAGGAGAGGCAGTCGGTCGAACGGAAGTGG ATGCAGCCAGCTCAGCACCAAGGTGTCCAAGCTGACCAACGAGCTGAAGGAAGAGCAGGAGATGAACAAATGCCTGCGGGCCAACCAGCTCCTGCTCCAGAACAAACTGAAGGACGAGGAGAAGCTCCTGAAGGAGACCTGCGAGCAGAAGGACCTCCAGATCAccgaggtccaggagcagctccgCGACGTCATGTTCTACCTGGAGGCCCAGCAGAAGATCAACCACCTGCCCGCCGAGGCCCGGCAGGAGATCCAGGATGGGCAAATCAACATCCCCGTGGCCTCTTCGGCAGGCTCGTCCGCGGGGGGCAGCGGGAAGCCCTCCTCCCGTAA